A region of Streptomyces sp. NBC_01788 DNA encodes the following proteins:
- a CDS encoding isopenicillin N synthase family dioxygenase, giving the protein MTNTATNPSYDQLPIIDLAAADRGPRERALLHEQLHGAAHDVGFFQLVGHGVTRAETDALLDAMHAFFRLPEADRLALDNVNSPHFRGYTRTGDERTGGARDWRDQLDIGAERPARVPGPGEPAYWWLQGPNQWPAALPELRTAALAWIDRLGAVARRLLHELLTAIGAPADFYDPVFGEHAHPHLKLVRYPGSAGDGTDQGVGAHKDYGFLTLLLQDRIGGLQVQRADGLFHDVPPIEGAFVVNLGELLEVATDGYLVATNHRVVSPPGATERFSVPFFYNPRLDARVAPLPFPHASTAPGVTDDPGNPLFAEYGYNELKGKVRAHPLVAQRHHAELLSPA; this is encoded by the coding sequence ATGACGAACACGGCGACGAACCCGTCGTACGACCAGCTCCCCATCATCGACCTCGCAGCCGCCGACCGCGGTCCCCGCGAACGGGCGCTGCTGCACGAGCAGTTGCACGGTGCCGCCCACGACGTGGGCTTCTTCCAGCTCGTCGGGCACGGCGTCACCCGGGCCGAGACCGACGCGCTGCTCGACGCCATGCACGCCTTCTTCCGGCTCCCCGAGGCCGACCGCCTCGCCCTGGACAACGTCAACTCGCCCCACTTCCGCGGCTACACGCGCACCGGGGACGAGCGCACCGGCGGTGCCCGCGACTGGCGCGACCAGCTCGACATAGGCGCCGAGCGACCCGCCCGCGTCCCCGGCCCCGGCGAGCCCGCGTACTGGTGGCTCCAGGGCCCCAACCAGTGGCCGGCCGCCCTGCCCGAGCTGCGCACCGCCGCGCTCGCCTGGATCGACCGGCTCGGCGCCGTCGCCCGCAGGCTGCTGCACGAGCTGCTCACCGCCATCGGCGCGCCCGCCGACTTCTACGACCCCGTCTTCGGCGAGCACGCCCACCCGCACCTCAAGCTCGTCCGTTACCCGGGCAGCGCCGGCGACGGCACCGACCAGGGCGTCGGCGCCCACAAGGACTACGGCTTCCTCACCCTGCTGCTCCAGGACCGGATCGGCGGGCTCCAGGTGCAGCGCGCGGACGGGCTCTTCCACGACGTGCCGCCGATCGAGGGCGCGTTCGTCGTCAACCTCGGTGAGCTGCTGGAGGTCGCCACCGACGGCTACCTCGTCGCCACCAACCACCGGGTCGTCTCCCCGCCCGGTGCCACCGAGCGGTTCTCGGTGCCGTTCTTCTACAACCCGCGCCTGGACGCCCGCGTCGCCCCGCTGCCCTTCCCGCACGCCTCGACCGCGCCCGGTGTCACGGACGACCCGGGCAATCCGCTGTTCGCCGAGTACGGCTACAACGAGTTGAAAGGAAAGGTCCGCGCCCACCCGCTGGTGGCCCAACGGCATCACGCGGAGCTGCTGAGCCCCGCGTGA
- a CDS encoding enoyl-CoA hydratase family protein has product MTLIGRTRARAVETLGLDSPGNRNALSAALVGQLAAALADCAGDGGVRAVVLTHTGTTFSAGADLRDPPRPEALVDLLRQIVELPKPVVARVTGHVRAGGLGLLAACDIAVASHRATFAFTEVRIGVAPAVISLPLLPRADPRALARHCLTGERFDAAEAVRTGLLTAAGDDADAVLEPILDGLRRSSPQALAETKRLLTTRVLEAFDRDAAALTALSARLFSSAQAREGMTAFLERRDPEWAV; this is encoded by the coding sequence ATGACCCTGATCGGACGTACACGCGCGCGTGCCGTAGAGACGCTCGGCCTGGACTCGCCGGGCAACCGCAACGCCCTGTCGGCGGCGCTCGTCGGGCAACTGGCCGCCGCGTTGGCCGACTGCGCCGGGGACGGCGGGGTACGCGCCGTCGTCCTCACCCACACCGGCACCACCTTCAGCGCGGGCGCCGACCTGCGCGACCCTCCCCGGCCCGAGGCGCTGGTGGACCTGCTGCGGCAGATCGTCGAACTGCCCAAGCCGGTCGTCGCCCGGGTCACCGGACACGTTCGCGCGGGCGGTCTCGGGCTGCTCGCGGCCTGCGACATCGCCGTCGCCTCGCACCGGGCCACGTTCGCGTTCACCGAGGTGCGCATCGGGGTGGCCCCCGCGGTGATCTCGCTGCCGCTGCTGCCCCGCGCCGACCCGCGCGCGCTGGCCCGCCACTGCCTCACCGGGGAACGGTTCGACGCGGCCGAGGCGGTCAGGACCGGCCTGCTGACGGCCGCCGGGGACGACGCCGACGCCGTACTGGAGCCGATCCTCGACGGCCTGCGCCGCTCCTCACCCCAGGCGCTGGCCGAGACGAAACGACTGCTCACGACTAGGGTGCTGGAAGCCTTCGACCGGGACGCGGCCGCCCTGACCGCGCTCTCGGCCCGGCTGTTCTCCTCCGCGCAGGCGCGCGAGGGCATGACGGCCTTCCTCGAACGACGGGATCCCGAATGGGCGGTGTGA
- a CDS encoding class I SAM-dependent methyltransferase, translating to MPTAVQEAFLKAFPAEHPAVTADAFVAGRSPDGRSSYWILSDRVAGARRVLDLGCGDGVLLDLLARTEGRRLAGVDLSPEALALARRRPSLRTTALAQARAQRLPFADGAFDACVCHMALMLMGDVDRVAAEIARVLSPRSTLACVVGGGALGGEAYELFSGLLRAAVERAPAEQRIPPLGDRRTRSREGLGAILEPAGFGAPDRETVPIDLSGPVEQVWAALSGIYDVGPLDPAAVSRLRESFVREAAGLAGPDGRVPCGFTVHVVTARLR from the coding sequence GTGCCCACGGCCGTCCAGGAGGCCTTCCTCAAGGCCTTCCCCGCCGAACACCCGGCGGTCACCGCCGACGCCTTCGTGGCCGGGCGATCGCCGGACGGGCGATCCAGCTATTGGATCCTGAGCGACCGGGTGGCCGGCGCCCGGCGGGTCCTGGACCTCGGCTGCGGCGACGGCGTCCTGCTGGACCTGCTGGCCCGCACCGAGGGGCGGCGCCTCGCCGGTGTGGACCTCTCGCCCGAGGCGCTGGCCCTCGCCCGGCGCCGCCCGTCCCTGCGCACCACCGCGCTGGCCCAGGCCAGGGCGCAGCGGCTGCCGTTCGCCGACGGGGCCTTCGACGCCTGCGTCTGCCACATGGCGCTGATGCTGATGGGCGACGTCGACCGGGTCGCGGCGGAGATCGCCCGGGTGCTGTCGCCCCGCTCCACACTGGCCTGCGTGGTCGGCGGCGGCGCTCTCGGCGGGGAGGCGTACGAGCTGTTCAGCGGCCTGCTGAGGGCCGCCGTCGAGCGGGCGCCCGCCGAGCAGCGCATTCCGCCGCTCGGCGACCGCAGGACCCGCAGCCGCGAGGGCCTCGGCGCGATCCTGGAGCCGGCCGGGTTCGGCGCCCCGGACCGGGAGACGGTCCCGATCGATCTGAGCGGCCCGGTGGAGCAGGTCTGGGCGGCCCTGTCCGGCATCTACGACGTCGGACCGCTCGACCCGGCCGCCGTCTCCCGGCTGCGGGAGAGCTTCGTACGGGAGGCGGCCGGACTCGCCGGGCCGGACGGGCGGGTTCCGTGCGGCTTCACCGTCCACGTGGTGACCGCGCGCCTGCGCTGA
- a CDS encoding citrate synthase 2, giving the protein MSDFVPGLEGVVAFETEIAEPDKEGGALRYRGVDIEELVGQISFGNVWGLLVDGAFDPGLPPAEPFPIPVHSGDIRVDVQSALAMLAPVWGLKPLLDIDVERARDDLARAAVMALSYVAQSARGQGVPMVPQREIDKARSITERFMIRWRGEPDPKHVAAVDAYWTSAAEHGMNASTFTARVIASTGADVAAALSGAVGAMSGPLHGGAPSRVLGMIEEIERTGDAEGYVRNALDRGERLMGFGHRVYRAEDPRARVLRRTARELGAPRYEVAEALEKAALEELHNRRPDRVLATNVEFWAAIMLDFAEVPAHMFTSMFTCARTAGWSAHILEQKRTGRLVRPSARYVGPGPRSPREIAGYDNISH; this is encoded by the coding sequence ATGTCCGACTTCGTACCCGGTCTCGAAGGAGTCGTCGCGTTCGAGACGGAGATCGCCGAACCGGACAAGGAGGGCGGCGCCCTCCGGTACCGGGGCGTCGACATCGAGGAACTCGTCGGTCAGATCTCCTTCGGCAACGTCTGGGGGCTGCTGGTCGACGGCGCCTTCGACCCGGGCCTGCCGCCCGCCGAGCCGTTCCCGATCCCCGTGCACTCCGGGGACATCCGTGTCGACGTCCAGTCGGCGCTGGCGATGCTCGCCCCGGTGTGGGGCCTGAAACCGCTGCTGGACATCGACGTGGAGCGGGCGCGCGACGATCTGGCGCGGGCCGCCGTCATGGCGCTGTCGTACGTCGCCCAGTCGGCGCGTGGGCAGGGCGTGCCGATGGTGCCGCAGCGGGAGATCGACAAGGCCCGCTCCATCACCGAGCGGTTCATGATCCGCTGGCGGGGCGAGCCGGACCCCAAGCACGTGGCCGCCGTCGACGCGTACTGGACGTCCGCCGCCGAGCACGGCATGAACGCCTCCACGTTCACCGCCCGCGTCATCGCCTCCACCGGCGCCGACGTGGCGGCCGCCCTGTCGGGCGCGGTGGGCGCCATGTCCGGCCCGCTGCACGGCGGCGCGCCCTCCCGGGTCCTCGGCATGATCGAGGAGATCGAGCGGACCGGGGACGCGGAGGGCTACGTCAGGAACGCCCTGGACCGCGGTGAGCGGCTGATGGGATTCGGCCACCGGGTGTACCGGGCCGAGGATCCACGCGCGCGCGTGCTGCGCCGCACCGCCCGGGAGCTCGGAGCCCCGCGCTACGAGGTCGCCGAGGCCCTGGAGAAGGCCGCCCTGGAGGAGCTGCACAACCGCCGGCCGGACCGGGTGCTGGCCACGAACGTCGAGTTCTGGGCGGCGATCATGCTGGACTTCGCCGAGGTGCCGGCGCACATGTTCACGTCGATGTTCACGTGCGCGCGTACCGCGGGCTGGTCGGCGCACATCCTGGAGCAGAAGCGCACCGGCCGCCTGGTGCGCCCCTCCGCCCGCTACGTCGGTCCCGGCCCGCGCAGCCCGCGGGAGATCGCGGGCTACGACAACATCTCGCACTGA
- a CDS encoding SIS domain-containing protein, whose protein sequence is MSDRTPAGQFLDAAIGLLQRVRDEEAEQIAAAGTLLADTVAAGGRLFAFGAGHSSLAAQDLVYRAGGLALMNLLAVPGTVGVDVVPATLGSALERVDGLASAVLDTSPLRSGDALVVISLSGRNALPVEMAARARAVGVRVVGVTSVAYATETTSRNASGTFLKDHCDIVLDSKIAVGDAELTLDTVAAPFASASTVVTSALLQAVMATAAAVLADRGIEPPLLRSGNVDGGREWNAQVFDRYADRIFYRH, encoded by the coding sequence ATGAGCGACCGCACGCCGGCCGGCCAGTTCCTCGACGCCGCCATCGGCCTGCTCCAGCGGGTCAGGGACGAGGAGGCCGAGCAGATCGCGGCGGCCGGGACGCTGCTCGCCGACACCGTGGCCGCCGGCGGCCGCCTGTTCGCCTTCGGTGCCGGCCACTCCTCCCTCGCCGCCCAGGACCTCGTCTACCGCGCGGGCGGGCTGGCCCTGATGAACCTGCTCGCCGTTCCCGGCACCGTCGGCGTCGACGTCGTGCCCGCCACCCTCGGCTCCGCCCTGGAACGCGTCGACGGCCTCGCCTCCGCCGTCCTGGACACCTCTCCCCTCCGCTCCGGCGACGCCCTGGTGGTCATCTCGCTGTCCGGGCGCAACGCCCTGCCCGTGGAGATGGCCGCCCGCGCCCGCGCCGTCGGCGTCCGGGTCGTCGGCGTGACCTCGGTGGCCTACGCGACCGAAACCACCTCACGGAACGCCTCGGGGACGTTCCTGAAGGACCACTGCGACATCGTCCTCGACTCCAAGATCGCGGTCGGGGACGCCGAACTCACCCTCGACACCGTCGCGGCCCCCTTCGCGTCCGCCTCCACCGTCGTGACCTCCGCCCTGCTCCAGGCGGTCATGGCCACCGCCGCCGCCGTCCTCGCCGACCGCGGCATCGAACCGCCGCTGCTGCGCTCGGGCAACGTCGACGGCGGCCGCGAGTGGAACGCCCAGGTCTTCGACCGGTACGCCGACCGGATCTTCTACCGGCACTGA
- a CDS encoding alpha/beta fold hydrolase — protein MVRRIDVTGSGGVRLAAWEFAEPPKAVPGQGREPAPGRPDVSGRSDGVLLLHGLMGRASHWAATARWLSGRHRAVALDQRGHGQSEKTPQAAYGREAYVEDAEAALEQLGLGPAVVIGHAMGALTAWQLAARRPDLVRAVIICDMRASALGAASQREWEDWFRAWPVPFAALADVRKWFGEDDPWVERPNPARGEFYAEVMHESADGWRPVFEPQQMLTSREAWVYDAHWEELAQVRCPALVVRGLDGELGRAEAQEMVRVLPRGQYAEVADAGHLVHYDQPEAWRMAIEPFLDAVLTG, from the coding sequence ATGGTGCGGCGCATCGACGTGACCGGGTCGGGCGGTGTACGGCTCGCCGCCTGGGAGTTCGCGGAGCCCCCGAAGGCCGTGCCGGGGCAGGGGAGGGAGCCGGCACCCGGGCGGCCCGACGTGTCCGGGCGGTCCGACGGCGTGCTGTTACTGCACGGTCTGATGGGCCGCGCCTCCCACTGGGCCGCCACCGCCCGCTGGCTCTCGGGCCGGCACCGCGCCGTCGCCCTCGACCAGCGCGGACACGGCCAGAGCGAGAAGACGCCGCAGGCCGCCTACGGCCGTGAGGCCTACGTCGAGGACGCCGAGGCCGCCCTCGAACAGCTCGGCCTCGGCCCGGCCGTCGTCATCGGACACGCGATGGGCGCGCTGACGGCCTGGCAGCTCGCCGCCCGCCGCCCCGACCTGGTGCGGGCGGTGATCATCTGCGACATGCGCGCCTCCGCGCTCGGCGCCGCCTCCCAGCGGGAGTGGGAGGACTGGTTCCGTGCCTGGCCGGTGCCCTTCGCCGCCCTCGCGGACGTACGGAAGTGGTTCGGCGAGGACGACCCCTGGGTGGAGCGCCCCAACCCGGCCCGCGGGGAGTTCTACGCCGAGGTCATGCACGAGAGCGCCGACGGCTGGCGTCCCGTCTTCGAACCGCAGCAGATGCTCACCTCCCGCGAGGCCTGGGTGTACGACGCCCACTGGGAGGAGCTGGCCCAGGTCCGCTGTCCGGCCCTCGTGGTCCGCGGCCTGGACGGCGAACTCGGCCGGGCCGAGGCCCAGGAGATGGTCCGCGTCCTGCCGCGCGGCCAGTACGCGGAGGTGGCCGACGCCGGTCACCTCGTCCACTACGACCAGCCGGAGGCGTGGCGCATGGCCATCGAACCCTTCCTTGACGCGGTGCTCACCGGATGA
- a CDS encoding TetR/AcrR family transcriptional regulator yields MGGVTTHDRAERAPKQDRSRATRQRLLQAAVACLAEHGWAGSTVSVVAERAGVSRGAAQHHFPTREDLFTAAVEYVAEERSTALRDLFPEGAAGDRRAVVAAIVDLYTGPLFRAALHLWVAASNEDQLRPRVTELEAHVGRDTHRIAVELLGADEARPGARETVQGFLDMARGLGLANLLTDDTARRERVVAQWAALLEEALGRGPATA; encoded by the coding sequence ATGGGCGGTGTGACCACACACGACCGCGCGGAACGCGCCCCCAAGCAGGACCGCAGCCGGGCCACCCGGCAGCGGCTCCTCCAGGCCGCCGTGGCCTGCCTCGCCGAACACGGCTGGGCCGGGTCCACGGTCTCGGTGGTCGCCGAACGCGCCGGTGTCTCCCGAGGCGCCGCCCAGCACCACTTCCCCACCCGCGAGGACCTGTTCACCGCCGCCGTCGAGTACGTGGCCGAGGAACGCTCCACCGCCCTGCGCGACCTGTTCCCCGAGGGCGCGGCCGGCGACCGGCGGGCCGTGGTCGCCGCGATCGTCGACCTCTACACCGGGCCCCTCTTCCGCGCCGCGCTCCACCTGTGGGTGGCCGCCTCCAACGAAGACCAACTACGCCCCCGCGTGACCGAGTTGGAGGCCCACGTGGGCCGGGACACGCACCGGATAGCGGTCGAGTTGCTGGGCGCGGACGAGGCCCGTCCCGGCGCCCGCGAAACCGTCCAGGGCTTCCTCGACATGGCCCGCGGCCTCGGCCTGGCCAACCTCCTCACCGACGACACCGCCCGCCGCGAACGCGTGGTCGCCCAGTGGGCGGCCCTCCTGGAGGAGGCGCTGGGCCGCGGTCCGGCCACCGCGTGA
- a CDS encoding metal-dependent transcriptional regulator, which yields MSGLIDTTEMYLRTILELEEEGVVPMRARIAERLDQSGPTVSQTVARMERDGLVSVAPDRHLELTDEGRRLATRVMRKHRLAECLLVDVIGLEWEQVHAEACRWEHVMSEAVERRVLELLRHPTESPYGNPIPGLEELGEKDGADPFLDEGMVSLADLDAGADGKTVVVRRIGEPIQTDAQLMYTLRRAGVQPGSVVSVTESAGGVLVGSSGEAAELDAEVASHVFVAKR from the coding sequence ATGTCCGGACTGATCGACACCACGGAGATGTATCTCCGCACCATCCTCGAGCTGGAGGAGGAAGGCGTCGTGCCCATGCGCGCCCGGATCGCGGAGCGCCTGGACCAGAGCGGGCCGACGGTGAGCCAGACGGTCGCGCGGATGGAGCGCGACGGCCTGGTCTCGGTGGCGCCGGACCGGCATCTGGAGCTCACGGACGAGGGCCGCCGGCTGGCCACGCGCGTGATGCGCAAGCACCGGCTCGCCGAGTGCCTGCTGGTCGACGTGATCGGCCTGGAGTGGGAGCAGGTGCACGCGGAGGCCTGCCGCTGGGAGCACGTGATGAGCGAGGCCGTGGAGCGCAGGGTGCTCGAGCTGCTGCGGCACCCGACCGAGTCGCCGTACGGCAACCCGATCCCGGGCCTGGAGGAGCTGGGCGAGAAGGACGGCGCCGACCCGTTCCTGGACGAGGGCATGGTGTCGCTCGCCGACCTGGACGCGGGCGCCGACGGCAAGACCGTGGTCGTCCGCCGGATCGGTGAGCCGATCCAGACGGACGCGCAGCTGATGTACACGCTGCGCCGCGCGGGCGTGCAGCCCGGCTCGGTGGTCAGCGTGACGGAGTCGGCCGGCGGGGTGCTGGTCGGCAGCAGCGGCGAGGCGGCAGAGCTGGACGCGGAGGTCGCCTCCCACGTGTTCGTCGCCAAGCGCTGA
- the pdxH gene encoding pyridoxamine 5'-phosphate oxidase: MTDREAGETAPFDLASMRMHYRAEGLAEDELAATPVAQFARWFQQAATEARLFEPNAVVVSTADADGRPSSRTVLLKSFDEQGFVFYTNYDSRKGRDLAGNPHVSLLFPWHPMARQVIVQGVARRTGRDETAAYFRTRPHGSQLGAWASAQSSVIAGRAELDASYAELAARYPEGEQVPVPPHWGGFRVAPRSVEFWQGRENRLHDRLRYVGEPDGGWRVERLSP; encoded by the coding sequence GTGACCGACCGAGAAGCCGGTGAGACCGCCCCCTTCGACCTCGCCTCCATGCGCATGCACTACCGGGCCGAGGGACTGGCCGAGGACGAGTTGGCCGCCACCCCCGTCGCCCAGTTCGCCCGCTGGTTCCAGCAGGCCGCGACCGAGGCCCGGCTGTTCGAACCCAACGCCGTGGTCGTCTCCACCGCGGACGCCGACGGCCGGCCCAGCTCCCGCACGGTGCTGCTGAAGTCCTTCGACGAGCAGGGCTTCGTCTTCTACACCAACTACGACTCCCGCAAGGGCCGCGACCTGGCCGGGAACCCGCATGTCTCCCTGCTCTTCCCCTGGCACCCCATGGCCCGCCAGGTCATCGTCCAGGGCGTCGCCCGCCGCACCGGCCGCGACGAGACCGCCGCGTACTTCCGCACCCGTCCGCACGGCTCCCAGCTCGGCGCCTGGGCCAGTGCCCAGTCCTCGGTGATCGCCGGCCGTGCGGAGCTCGACGCCTCCTACGCCGAGCTGGCCGCCCGCTACCCCGAGGGCGAGCAGGTGCCCGTCCCGCCGCACTGGGGCGGCTTCCGGGTCGCCCCGCGCTCGGTGGAGTTCTGGCAGGGCCGCGAGAACCGCCTGCACGACCGCCTGCGGTACGTGGGCGAGCCGGACGGCGGCTGGCGCGTGGAGCGGCTGAGCCCCTGA
- a CDS encoding transporter produces the protein MNAGAPSITPVVVRLKLSLLRNGLRQSGGRRAAFIASAVFALLFAALQMVGLIALRGHAHIDSVAVLGVAVLALGWAVMPLFFPTGDETLDPTRLVMLPLRPRPLVGALLAASLVGIGPLFTVLLLVGCVIAVAHGAAASVVAVLALVLTLLVCVALARAVAAANIRLLTSRKGRDLAVLSGLVIAVGAQVVNFGMQRLGSAGLGQLGPVADVLRWLPPASAVGAVDSVSRGSYGVAVAQLALTAAALAALLAMWARSLTRLMTSPDSSTLQPVGAPERARAREGGGLAGWLPDGRTGTVMERSLRYVWRDPKTKAAWVTALAIGLIVPVFNAVQGTGSPYFSCFAAGMLGIQMYNQFGQDTSAFWQVALTISAPRDAHVELRARALALLLITLPYATLVTVLTTGLLGEWRRLPDVLGLSFALLGAMLATGAWTSARFPYSIPQEGHKNVAPGQAGLAFVSILGGMVAAALLCLPFIALVIWSNVSATGGSWSWVLLPVGAGYGAAITLLGLRLAAPRTAARLPEILTAVSKG, from the coding sequence ATGAACGCCGGGGCCCCCTCGATCACGCCCGTCGTCGTACGCCTGAAGCTGTCACTGCTGCGCAACGGACTGAGGCAGTCCGGCGGGCGGCGGGCCGCGTTCATCGCGTCGGCCGTCTTCGCGCTGCTGTTCGCCGCGTTGCAGATGGTGGGCCTGATCGCGCTGCGCGGCCACGCGCACATCGACTCCGTGGCCGTCCTGGGCGTGGCCGTGCTGGCGCTGGGCTGGGCCGTGATGCCGCTGTTCTTCCCCACCGGCGACGAGACCCTCGACCCGACCCGGCTGGTGATGCTCCCGCTGCGGCCGCGACCCCTGGTCGGCGCGCTGCTGGCGGCGTCCCTGGTCGGCATCGGGCCGCTGTTCACAGTGCTGCTGCTGGTGGGCTGCGTGATCGCGGTGGCGCACGGGGCGGCAGCGTCCGTCGTCGCGGTCCTCGCCCTCGTCCTCACGCTGCTGGTGTGCGTCGCCCTGGCGCGGGCCGTGGCCGCCGCCAACATCCGGCTGCTGACCAGCCGCAAGGGACGGGATCTCGCGGTACTCAGCGGACTGGTCATCGCGGTCGGGGCGCAGGTCGTCAACTTCGGCATGCAGCGCCTGGGCTCGGCCGGGCTGGGGCAGCTCGGCCCGGTGGCGGACGTGCTGCGGTGGCTGCCTCCCGCGTCGGCGGTGGGCGCGGTGGACTCGGTGAGCAGGGGCTCCTACGGCGTCGCGGTGGCCCAGCTCGCGCTGACCGCGGCCGCCCTGGCCGCCCTCCTCGCGATGTGGGCGCGCAGCCTGACCCGGCTGATGACCTCGCCCGACTCCTCGACCCTCCAGCCCGTCGGCGCTCCCGAGCGCGCCCGGGCCCGCGAGGGCGGCGGCCTGGCGGGGTGGCTGCCGGACGGCCGCACCGGCACCGTCATGGAGCGCAGCCTGCGCTACGTCTGGCGCGACCCGAAGACCAAGGCGGCCTGGGTGACCGCGCTCGCCATCGGGCTGATCGTCCCGGTGTTCAACGCGGTCCAGGGCACCGGCTCGCCGTACTTCTCCTGCTTCGCCGCCGGGATGCTCGGCATCCAGATGTACAACCAGTTCGGCCAGGACACCTCCGCTTTCTGGCAGGTCGCACTGACGATCTCGGCACCGCGTGACGCCCACGTCGAGCTGCGCGCGCGGGCGCTGGCGCTGCTGCTGATCACCCTGCCGTACGCCACCCTGGTCACGGTGCTGACGACGGGCCTGCTCGGCGAGTGGCGCCGGCTGCCGGACGTGCTCGGCCTGTCCTTCGCCCTGCTCGGCGCGATGCTGGCGACCGGGGCGTGGACGTCGGCGCGCTTCCCGTACTCCATCCCGCAGGAGGGCCACAAGAACGTGGCTCCCGGTCAGGCCGGTCTCGCCTTCGTCTCCATCCTCGGCGGCATGGTCGCGGCGGCCCTGCTGTGCCTGCCGTTCATCGCCCTGGTCATCTGGTCGAACGTCAGCGCCACCGGCGGCAGCTGGAGCTGGGTGCTCCTGCCGGTGGGCGCGGGCTACGGGGCGGCGATCACGCTGCTGGGCCTGCGGCTGGCGGCGCCGCGCACGGCGGCCCGGCTGCCGGAGATCCTCACGGCGGTGAGCAAGGGCTGA
- a CDS encoding PAS domain-containing protein gives MSASRRSGATDELGPDEPEPERDGPRGSDMHDGSDLLAALLDGMDAALCAFDADGVVTHWNREAERILGWSAAEAVGRHGFAGWAVRSADTEEVEGRLMSAMHAPGRQVHEFALVTKDGGRVLVRTQSAAVHGPDGKPAGLYCAFSEVHAQIDLERSIALSEALFEEAFWGVVLVDADLRPAVVNAYAAQALGTGRTAALGRPLGELLTQGLEELESALTHVLAEGAPPAPAELWVGVRTPEGDRRRCWRSGFVRLSSPLAEEPVPLGVAWLFADVTEAKQGEQEAALLRFRGNQLHRAARAAAECEDPGEAVTVHLDFALAGFADHALIDRVAGVAPADRVTGGAVPADRLAGGTVPADSETAAPVRLVRAAATPSGGPGPSLLTGRAGLPVRYGTGHPALQCVERAGSVRASAGAVPADRAREWAEARQWPGDAVHALCAVLRSRGRTLGVVTFLRGSARTPFERGDATYAEDVAARIATSLDLALLPHDGHT, from the coding sequence GTGAGTGCTTCCCGGCGTAGTGGGGCCACCGACGAGCTGGGGCCCGACGAGCCCGAGCCGGAGCGGGACGGCCCGCGGGGCTCCGACATGCATGACGGCTCCGATCTGCTGGCCGCCCTCCTCGACGGCATGGACGCGGCCCTGTGCGCCTTCGACGCCGACGGGGTTGTCACCCACTGGAACCGCGAGGCCGAGCGCATCCTGGGCTGGTCCGCCGCCGAGGCCGTCGGACGGCACGGCTTCGCCGGCTGGGCCGTGCGCAGCGCGGACACCGAGGAGGTCGAGGGGCGGCTGATGTCCGCCATGCACGCCCCCGGACGGCAGGTGCACGAGTTCGCGCTGGTCACCAAGGACGGCGGCCGTGTCCTGGTGCGGACCCAGTCGGCGGCCGTGCACGGGCCCGACGGCAAGCCCGCCGGCCTGTACTGCGCCTTCAGCGAGGTGCACGCGCAGATCGACCTGGAGCGGTCCATCGCACTCAGCGAGGCCCTGTTCGAAGAGGCGTTCTGGGGCGTCGTCCTCGTCGACGCCGACCTGCGGCCCGCCGTCGTCAACGCCTACGCGGCCCAGGCCCTCGGCACCGGCCGCACGGCGGCCCTCGGCCGGCCGCTCGGCGAACTGCTCACCCAGGGCCTGGAGGAGCTGGAGAGCGCGCTCACCCATGTCCTGGCCGAGGGCGCCCCGCCCGCCCCCGCCGAGCTGTGGGTGGGCGTACGCACCCCGGAGGGCGACCGGCGGCGCTGCTGGCGCAGCGGATTCGTCCGGCTCTCCTCACCGCTCGCCGAGGAACCGGTACCGCTCGGCGTCGCCTGGCTCTTCGCCGACGTCACCGAGGCCAAGCAGGGCGAGCAGGAGGCCGCGCTGCTGCGGTTCCGCGGCAACCAGCTGCACCGGGCCGCCCGCGCCGCCGCCGAGTGCGAGGACCCGGGCGAGGCCGTCACCGTCCATCTCGACTTCGCCCTGGCCGGCTTCGCGGACCACGCCCTGATCGACCGGGTGGCGGGCGTGGCCCCGGCCGATCGGGTGACGGGCGGAGCCGTCCCGGCCGACCGCCTGGCGGGCGGGACCGTCCCGGCCGACTCCGAGACGGCGGCCCCGGTCCGGCTGGTCCGCGCCGCGGCCACCCCGTCCGGCGGCCCCGGGCCCAGCCTGCTCACCGGCCGGGCCGGGCTGCCCGTCCGCTACGGAACGGGCCACCCCGCCCTCCAGTGCGTCGAGCGCGCCGGCTCCGTGCGGGCCTCCGCCGGGGCCGTGCCGGCCGACCGGGCGCGCGAGTGGGCCGAGGCCCGGCAGTGGCCGGGGGACGCCGTGCACGCCCTGTGCGCGGTTCTGCGCAGCCGGGGCCGCACCCTCGGCGTCGTGACCTTCCTGCGCGGCTCCGCCCGTACCCCCTTCGAACGCGGCGACGCGACCTACGCCGAGGACGTGGCCGCCCGGATCGCCACCTCCCTCGACCTGGCCCTTCTGCCGCACGACGGCCACACCTGA